One genomic window of Chitinophagaceae bacterium includes the following:
- a CDS encoding DNA-3-methyladenine glycosylase I: MEPDNVHKKYHDSEYGFPIDDDNALFERLMLEINQAGLSWTTILNKKENFRRAFHGFKIEKVASYKEKDVTRLLNDAGIIRNRLKVAAAIENAKRLKVIQKEHGSFKNWLNLHHPKSKDEWVNVFRQTFKFTGGEIVNEFLMSIGYLKGAHVEGCPVYKKVLKRSPRWHNA, translated from the coding sequence ATGGAACCGGATAATGTCCATAAGAAATACCACGATTCAGAGTATGGATTTCCGATAGATGATGACAATGCTTTGTTTGAACGATTGATGTTGGAGATTAACCAGGCAGGCCTTTCCTGGACCACTATTTTAAACAAGAAAGAAAATTTCCGGCGTGCCTTTCATGGTTTTAAGATTGAGAAGGTCGCATCGTATAAGGAAAAGGATGTGACTCGTCTGCTGAATGATGCGGGAATTATCAGAAACAGGCTGAAGGTTGCCGCTGCCATTGAAAATGCAAAACGGTTGAAGGTGATTCAGAAAGAACACGGTTCCTTTAAGAACTGGCTCAATCTTCATCATCCTAAATCAAAAGATGAATGGGTGAACGTGTTCAGACAAACTTTCAAATTTACCGGTGGTGAAATTGTAAATGAGTTCCTCATGAGCATTGGCTATTTAAAAGGAGCGCATGTTGAAGGTTGTCCTGTGTATAAAAAGGTGTTGAAGCGAAGTCCACGCTGGCACAATGCATAA
- a CDS encoding class II glutamine amidotransferase encodes MCRMIAKVSHESTSILNEMLHCPTSLKFLSQNGRQPETPWERGEHNDGCGIAFINNGLIEIHKRDRANSWDESYQSIVREARSTFFIAHNRLASKGLNASLDGAHPFFYQPGKTPYAFSHNGTIHSYHEEAKKAGTSDSKIFLQHLVDEQEKHPQRSMERIVTAVAKEKSYNSICAFLLRPDRLQVWRIYNDSIPEQVETFEAYYTLYLSLREGAAVISSEPLDEGNWQLLPNKTFLTLKPSNGSLQINYTALNF; translated from the coding sequence ATGTGCAGAATGATAGCCAAAGTAAGCCATGAATCAACTTCCATATTGAATGAAATGCTTCATTGTCCTACTTCTTTAAAATTCCTTTCTCAAAATGGTCGCCAACCGGAAACGCCGTGGGAACGTGGTGAACACAATGATGGATGCGGAATTGCATTTATCAATAATGGCCTGATTGAAATCCATAAACGTGACAGGGCGAATTCCTGGGATGAGAGTTACCAGTCAATTGTAAGAGAAGCGCGTTCCACTTTTTTCATTGCACACAATCGCCTTGCTTCAAAAGGTCTGAATGCATCGCTGGATGGTGCACATCCATTCTTTTATCAACCCGGAAAAACACCTTATGCATTCAGTCACAATGGAACGATACATTCTTATCATGAGGAGGCGAAAAAAGCCGGCACTTCAGATTCAAAAATTTTTCTTCAGCACTTAGTGGATGAACAGGAAAAACATCCGCAAAGAAGTATGGAACGAATTGTAACTGCTGTTGCAAAAGAAAAATCCTACAATTCAATATGTGCCTTTTTACTTCGTCCGGACAGGTTGCAGGTGTGGAGAATTTATAATGATTCCATTCCGGAGCAAGTAGAAACATTTGAAGCATACTACACCCTTTATCTTTCATTACGTGAAGGTGCTGCTGTTATTTCTTCAGAGCCGCTGGATGAAGGCAACTGGCAATTGCTGCCGAACAAAACATTTCTGACGTTGAAACCATCAAACGGATCGTTGCAGATAAATTATACTGCATTGAATTTCTAA
- a CDS encoding DUF962 domain-containing protein produces the protein MATHQFQSITEFYPYYLSEHRKTSTRTMHFIGTALLIACFIYTLITAKWMLLLLIPVLGYGFAWVSHAFIERNKPATFTYPIFSLQSDFIMFWHMLTGKIGDQMAEAKKKYPVIDK, from the coding sequence GTGGCAACACACCAATTTCAATCAATCACTGAATTCTATCCGTACTATCTTTCTGAACACCGGAAGACTTCTACGCGGACAATGCATTTTATTGGAACGGCTTTGCTGATCGCCTGTTTTATTTATACACTAATTACAGCAAAATGGATGTTGCTATTGCTGATTCCGGTATTAGGCTATGGTTTCGCCTGGGTTTCGCATGCATTTATAGAACGAAATAAACCTGCAACCTTCACTTATCCGATATTTAGTCTGCAATCGGATTTTATCATGTTCTGGCACATGCTTACAGGTAAGATAGGTGATCAAATGGCGGAAGCGAAAAAAAAATATCCTGTTATCGATAAATGA
- the feoB gene encoding ferrous iron transport protein B: MKKNLKIALVGNPNCGKSSLFNALTGLRQKVGNFAGVTVDKKTGYVSLSKDLAANVIDLPGTYSLYPRRIDEFITFDVLLNPDNESHPDLLVIVADASNLKRNLLFCSQIIDLKIPTIIALNMMDVARKNGLAIDTQQLAVDLGVKVIPINAREGKGINDLKRAIQTTIPVPDKNFVEVKPLCPEVIDGVKEITGVTSDYTAFQIACHYINIFCFNVEQKGRIKRLLEQHQFAMAKLQGEEILQRYEKINPILDRCTSQDQSRQQALDTTARIDAVLLHPVYGYLIFLLIFYFVFQAIFSWATYPMEAIGTAFSFMQETLHKSLPQNLFTNLLVEGVLAGIGGIVVFIPQIMLLFGFISILEDTGYMTRVSFLMDRLMRKVGMSGKSTLPLVSGMACAVPAILSTRGIENWKDRIITIMVTPLMSCSARLPVYALLISFIVPDERIFGFMNLKGLAMLGLYLLGWVMALLAALVMKLIIKAKEKSYYLMELPIYRRPRWGNVGLTMIEKAKVFVLDAGKVIITISIILWFLASFGPGNSMRTLEEKYALIHPTDQLSQTELNNRLQAEKLGASFAGHIGHFIEPVIRPLGFDWKIGIALITSFAAREVFVGTMSTIYSVGSSQDADFEAIRDRMRNEIDPATGQHVYSAATAFSLMIFFAFAMQCMSTVAVVKRETRSWKWPLIQIAYMTGLAYLSSLLVYQLMK, encoded by the coding sequence TTGAAGAAGAACTTAAAAATTGCGTTAGTAGGAAATCCAAATTGTGGCAAGTCGTCGCTTTTTAATGCATTGACAGGCCTGCGGCAAAAGGTTGGAAACTTCGCAGGAGTTACAGTCGATAAAAAGACGGGCTATGTTTCGCTGTCAAAAGATCTTGCCGCCAATGTGATAGACCTGCCCGGGACTTACAGTCTTTATCCACGCCGCATTGATGAATTCATCACGTTTGATGTTTTGCTGAATCCGGATAATGAATCACATCCGGATCTATTGGTGATTGTAGCAGATGCATCCAACCTGAAGCGCAACCTGCTCTTTTGCTCTCAGATTATTGATCTGAAAATTCCCACCATTATCGCGTTGAACATGATGGACGTAGCCCGTAAAAACGGACTGGCCATTGACACACAGCAACTCGCTGTCGATCTAGGCGTGAAAGTAATTCCGATCAATGCACGTGAAGGAAAAGGCATCAACGACCTGAAGCGCGCTATTCAAACAACGATACCTGTTCCTGATAAGAATTTTGTGGAGGTAAAACCACTTTGTCCGGAAGTGATTGATGGCGTGAAAGAAATAACGGGTGTTACCAGCGACTATACCGCCTTCCAGATTGCCTGTCACTACATCAATATTTTTTGTTTCAATGTGGAACAGAAAGGCCGCATCAAACGCCTCCTGGAACAACACCAGTTTGCGATGGCTAAGCTGCAGGGAGAAGAAATTTTACAGCGGTACGAAAAGATAAATCCTATACTCGACCGTTGCACTTCACAAGATCAAAGCAGGCAACAGGCGCTTGACACAACAGCCCGGATTGACGCAGTGTTATTGCATCCGGTGTATGGTTACCTGATCTTTCTGCTCATTTTCTATTTCGTTTTCCAGGCCATTTTTTCCTGGGCTACTTACCCGATGGAAGCCATTGGAACTGCATTTAGCTTTATGCAGGAAACACTGCATAAATCATTGCCGCAAAATCTTTTCACCAACTTATTAGTAGAAGGTGTGCTGGCCGGAATTGGAGGCATCGTGGTTTTTATTCCGCAAATCATGTTGCTCTTCGGATTCATTTCTATCCTGGAAGATACCGGATATATGACACGGGTGAGTTTCCTGATGGACAGGCTGATGCGCAAAGTGGGTATGAGTGGAAAATCAACTTTGCCATTGGTAAGCGGAATGGCCTGCGCAGTGCCGGCGATTCTTTCAACACGTGGCATTGAAAACTGGAAAGACCGCATTATCACCATCATGGTAACTCCTTTAATGAGCTGTTCGGCCCGGCTTCCTGTATATGCTTTGCTGATCAGCTTCATCGTTCCTGATGAAAGAATTTTTGGTTTCATGAACCTGAAAGGGTTGGCCATGCTCGGACTCTATTTATTGGGATGGGTGATGGCATTGTTGGCAGCCTTGGTGATGAAACTGATCATTAAAGCAAAAGAGAAAAGTTATTACCTGATGGAACTTCCGATTTACCGAAGGCCGCGTTGGGGAAATGTAGGACTTACAATGATTGAGAAAGCGAAAGTGTTTGTATTGGATGCAGGAAAAGTAATCATCACTATTTCCATCATTCTTTGGTTCCTCGCTTCATTTGGTCCGGGAAATTCTATGAGGACATTGGAAGAAAAATATGCGCTGATTCATCCTACTGATCAACTTTCGCAAACTGAATTGAACAACAGGTTGCAAGCCGAAAAATTAGGTGCTTCCTTCGCCGGACACATCGGACATTTTATAGAGCCGGTGATCAGACCGCTTGGATTTGACTGGAAAATTGGCATTGCGCTGATCACATCTTTTGCAGCAAGGGAAGTATTTGTTGGCACCATGTCAACCATTTATAGTGTCGGTTCTTCGCAGGATGCCGACTTTGAAGCCATTCGTGATCGCATGCGAAATGAGATTGATCCTGCAACGGGACAACATGTTTACAGTGCTGCAACCGCTTTTTCACTCATGATCTTTTTTGCTTTTGCCATGCAATGCATGAGTACGGTAGCTGTGGTTAAACGCGAAACAAGATCATGGAAGTGGCCGCTGATTCAGATCGCGTATATGACCGGACTCGCTTATTTATCAAGTCTGCTGGTGTATCAGTTGATGAAATGA
- a CDS encoding ferrous iron transport protein A, with protein sequence MKEGESGVIVELERGDLSLKLMEMGFLPGEKIFVDKIAPLGDPISVKIGTYLLSLRKEEANAVLVRSASLVT encoded by the coding sequence ATGAAGGAAGGCGAATCCGGTGTAATAGTGGAACTGGAAAGAGGTGATCTTTCGCTGAAGCTGATGGAAATGGGATTTCTTCCCGGAGAAAAAATTTTCGTGGATAAAATCGCGCCACTTGGTGATCCGATATCTGTTAAAATAGGCACTTATTTACTGAGTCTGCGTAAAGAAGAGGCCAACGCAGTATTGGTACGTTCTGCTTCGCTTGTCACATAA
- a CDS encoding glycosyltransferase, with the protein MKPTKKILVAPLNWGLGHAARCIPIIRELKNLGAEVIIAADGRALELLQKEFPELKCIRLPGSEIRYHEKGSLTLKLLLQLPQLIASVIKEHKQLKKIITEEEIDAVISDNRYGLYSKKIKSVLITHQTGIKLPKNIVWLESFINGINHYFMSKFDACWIPDFEGTDNLSGELSHKYPLPKNAIFIGPVSRFTCREEKKKYDLLLLLSGPEPQRTLLEKLLIEQLFQIETEFVHRNSNHPLKVFLVRGMAEGSNQAVSISENFTQVDYLLTEALNTAILSSEIIISRPGYTTIMDLATLGSKAIFIPTPGQTEQEYLAEYFKRRGFFYSEGQEGLDVWRALEAATEYRGVKINNEMGLKKILIVLLG; encoded by the coding sequence TTGAAACCAACCAAAAAAATCCTCGTCGCCCCGCTCAACTGGGGACTCGGACATGCGGCCCGCTGCATTCCGATTATACGGGAACTGAAAAACCTCGGAGCGGAAGTAATCATCGCCGCTGATGGACGTGCATTGGAGTTATTACAAAAAGAATTTCCGGAATTAAAATGCATTCGTTTACCAGGCTCTGAAATCCGTTATCACGAAAAAGGAAGCCTTACTTTAAAGTTACTGCTACAATTACCTCAACTGATTGCTTCCGTTATTAAGGAACATAAACAATTAAAAAAAATAATTACTGAAGAAGAAATTGATGCCGTTATTTCCGATAACCGTTATGGTTTATACTCTAAAAAAATAAAGTCTGTTTTGATCACCCATCAAACAGGCATCAAACTTCCCAAAAATATTGTATGGCTGGAATCCTTCATCAATGGCATTAATCATTACTTCATGTCAAAATTTGATGCTTGCTGGATTCCTGATTTTGAAGGCACTGATAATCTTTCCGGTGAATTATCACACAAATATCCTTTACCCAAAAATGCAATTTTCATTGGCCCTGTTTCACGATTCACCTGCCGGGAAGAAAAAAAGAAATACGATCTCCTGCTCTTACTTTCCGGACCGGAACCACAACGCACGCTGCTTGAAAAATTATTGATAGAACAGTTGTTCCAAATTGAAACTGAATTTGTTCATCGAAACTCTAATCATCCGCTTAAAGTGTTTCTTGTTCGCGGCATGGCTGAAGGATCGAATCAAGCCGTTAGCATTTCAGAAAATTTCACACAGGTAGATTACCTGTTAACCGAAGCACTCAACACCGCCATACTTTCTTCCGAAATCATCATCTCCCGTCCCGGATACACCACTATTATGGATCTCGCAACACTTGGGAGCAAAGCCATCTTCATTCCTACACCGGGACAAACGGAGCAGGAATATTTAGCGGAATACTTTAAGCGGCGTGGATTTTTTTATTCGGAAGGGCAGGAGGGATTGGACGTGTGGCGTGCTTTAGAAGCAGCAACTGAATATCGCGGAGTAAAGATTAATAATGAGATGGGCTTGAAAAAAATATTGATCGTATTGTTGGGCTGA
- a CDS encoding YcxB family protein, producing the protein MQITFQYTPAILQRAHTLHYKKFFLFQSRLPMIMGFLAIWAGLLLFLILGKDGNRFLSVSLIFSGIVAVAIYFWLMQTTGKRVYKRLAEYHAPFVMTINNESILMTIHENTYEMPWKELIKAVILPDMILLYPSEKMFYIFPKENFKAGEFDSFEAMVKEKVAAIF; encoded by the coding sequence ATGCAAATCACTTTTCAATATACACCTGCCATCCTTCAACGAGCCCACACACTCCACTATAAAAAATTCTTTCTTTTTCAGTCACGTTTACCAATGATCATGGGATTTCTGGCCATCTGGGCCGGACTGTTGTTATTTCTTATACTTGGAAAAGACGGTAACCGTTTTCTCAGCGTCTCGCTCATCTTTTCAGGTATTGTTGCCGTTGCCATTTATTTCTGGCTCATGCAAACGACCGGAAAAAGGGTTTATAAACGACTCGCCGAATACCATGCTCCTTTTGTGATGACAATCAATAACGAATCAATCCTGATGACGATCCATGAAAATACCTATGAAATGCCGTGGAAAGAATTGATAAAAGCGGTGATTCTGCCCGACATGATTTTGTTGTACCCTTCAGAGAAGATGTTCTATATTTTTCCGAAAGAAAATTTTAAGGCAGGTGAATTCGACAGCTTTGAAGCAATGGTGAAAGAGAAAGTAGCTGCTATTTTTTAA
- the thiL gene encoding thiamine-phosphate kinase — protein MESEERTEISELGEFGLIRYLTKNIELVNESSKIGVGDDAAVIEFEAGKQTVVTTDLLIEGIHFDLMYVPIKHLGFKSVIVNLSDIYAMNAMPKQITVSLAISNRFSLEAVNDLYEGIYFACEKYGVDLVGGDTTSSLKGLVISITAIGEINADDIVLRSGASENDLLCVTGDLGAAYVGLQLLEREKRVYLESPEVKPDLENQTYIVGRQLKPEARKDIIELFQSLEIKPTSMIDISDGLSSEILHLCESSEVGCKLYEEKIPIAEETYNMALKFNLDPTTCALSGGEDYELLFTIAPEDFEKVKNNPDISVIGHMTAKDKGAVLITKGNNVHPLKAQGWNALKGNQS, from the coding sequence ATGGAATCAGAAGAACGAACAGAGATCAGCGAGCTCGGAGAATTTGGCCTGATCCGGTATCTCACAAAAAATATTGAGCTGGTAAATGAATCCAGTAAAATTGGTGTCGGCGATGATGCTGCGGTTATTGAGTTTGAAGCCGGAAAGCAGACGGTGGTTACTACGGACCTGTTGATAGAAGGCATTCACTTCGACCTGATGTATGTTCCGATTAAGCACCTCGGCTTCAAATCGGTGATTGTAAACCTTTCTGATATTTATGCGATGAATGCCATGCCGAAGCAGATCACGGTTTCGCTGGCTATCAGCAATCGTTTTTCGCTGGAAGCGGTGAATGATTTGTATGAAGGAATTTATTTCGCCTGTGAGAAATATGGTGTTGACCTTGTTGGAGGGGATACAACGTCCAGTCTGAAAGGACTTGTAATCAGCATCACGGCCATAGGAGAAATTAACGCTGACGATATCGTGCTGAGAAGTGGTGCATCTGAAAACGATCTGCTGTGTGTAACCGGTGATCTTGGTGCAGCTTATGTTGGTTTGCAATTGCTCGAACGGGAGAAGCGTGTGTATCTTGAAAGTCCGGAAGTGAAACCCGACCTTGAAAATCAAACCTATATTGTTGGCAGACAACTAAAGCCGGAAGCGAGAAAGGATATCATTGAACTGTTTCAATCTTTGGAAATTAAGCCCACTTCCATGATTGATATCTCTGATGGTTTATCTTCAGAAATTCTTCATTTGTGTGAGTCGTCGGAAGTGGGTTGCAAATTGTACGAAGAAAAAATTCCGATCGCAGAAGAGACTTATAATATGGCACTCAAATTTAATCTCGATCCAACTACCTGTGCATTGAGTGGCGGGGAAGATTATGAATTGTTATTCACTATTGCTCCGGAAGATTTTGAAAAGGTGAAGAACAATCCTGACATTTCTGTCATTGGCCACATGACTGCGAAAGATAAAGGTGCTGTATTGATCACGAAAGGAAACAATGTGCATCCGTTGAAAGCGCAGGGATGGAATGCATTGAAGGGAAATCAAAGTTAG
- a CDS encoding DNA alkylation repair protein produces MTEHGQKLIDIAKQTGKWETSPPTKNKSTTPGVTAKEFLHRLTALRTTAKADNSRFFRDEDKANKNLGVAMSAIFGLAKEFSKMSIDEVEKLIESEYYEARMGAVSIMDFQARDKKITAASRKELFKLYIKRHDRINNWDLVDRSAPYVVGGYLIDKPRAILYKLARSKNIWERRTSIVSTYYFIRQNDLIDTFKIAELLVHDEHDLINKAVGGWIREAGKRDERMLLTFLDKYAVTMPRVTLRYAIEKLDKKSKDHYLKAAK; encoded by the coding sequence ATGACCGAACACGGACAAAAATTAATTGACATTGCAAAACAGACCGGAAAATGGGAAACCTCTCCACCAACGAAGAATAAGTCAACAACGCCAGGAGTTACAGCGAAAGAATTCCTGCACAGGTTAACAGCGCTACGCACTACTGCTAAAGCAGACAACTCGAGGTTTTTCAGGGATGAGGATAAAGCAAATAAAAATTTAGGCGTTGCAATGTCTGCCATTTTCGGCCTTGCGAAAGAGTTTTCGAAGATGTCAATTGATGAAGTGGAGAAGTTGATTGAAAGCGAATATTACGAAGCAAGAATGGGTGCGGTAAGCATTATGGATTTTCAGGCAAGGGATAAAAAAATTACGGCAGCAAGTAGAAAGGAGTTGTTTAAGCTGTATATCAAAAGACACGATAGAATTAATAATTGGGACCTTGTAGACCGCAGTGCACCTTATGTTGTTGGTGGTTACCTGATTGACAAACCAAGAGCGATTCTATATAAACTGGCCAGGTCAAAAAATATTTGGGAACGAAGAACATCCATCGTAAGCACTTATTATTTCATCAGACAAAATGATCTTATTGATACTTTTAAAATTGCGGAGTTGCTTGTTCATGATGAACATGATTTGATAAACAAAGCTGTCGGCGGCTGGATCCGGGAAGCAGGGAAGAGGGATGAACGTATGTTGCTTACTTTTCTGGACAAATACGCTGTTACGATGCCACGCGTAACTTTGCGTTATGCGATTGAAAAGCTGGACAAGAAGTCGAAGGATCATTACCTGAAAGCAGCTAAGTGA
- a CDS encoding DinB family protein, translating into MKELLIKQINFEHWANTKLLTSMRMVNPLDERSLMLFSHLLSSGNMWLSRVHGTPISTTLWQERTLQECEQLDAENTANWLDYLQQASPDELNRIVDFIFPLDGSKKRMSVSDAIMHIVHHSSYHRGQIVARLKGSLEPLPLLTYIPFAAENLA; encoded by the coding sequence ATGAAAGAATTGTTGATCAAACAAATAAATTTTGAACATTGGGCGAATACCAAATTGCTCACATCAATGAGAATGGTAAATCCACTTGATGAAAGATCGTTGATGCTTTTTTCTCATTTGCTTTCCTCAGGCAATATGTGGTTGAGCAGAGTTCATGGAACACCCATTTCTACTACGCTTTGGCAGGAACGCACCTTGCAAGAATGTGAGCAACTGGACGCAGAAAATACTGCCAACTGGTTGGATTATCTGCAACAGGCTTCTCCCGATGAATTAAACAGAATTGTAGATTTCATTTTTCCTTTGGACGGTAGCAAAAAAAGGATGAGCGTTTCTGATGCGATCATGCACATCGTTCACCACTCTTCTTATCATCGCGGACAGATTGTGGCAAGACTGAAAGGCAGTTTGGAACCACTTCCTTTACTGACCTACATTCCTTTTGCGGCTGAAAATTTAGCATAA
- a CDS encoding T9SS type A sorting domain-containing protein, with protein sequence MYYRLATLLFGLLHSVNVFSQAPAIQFQHAMGGSLDDISYDVVVTQDGGYLVAGGSTSSDGDLLKPSEVQHGGNYDFWFAKLDPALNFQWKKHLGGTGSDLASSCLQAPDGGYFIGGSTSSNDVDVSGNHSDDFDFWIVKLFSSGSVQWKKCFGGINYDDFGGMRITPDGGLILAGGSQSNDGDVTGNHGSSDFWLVKTDGSGNIQWQKSYGGIDYEKAADVRVCPDGGYILVGFSESNTGDVTGNHGDYDVWVMKTDVSGNLQWQRSIGGSGYDAANGVVALNDGGFIVCGYSGSNDGDVTGNHGDDDACIFKLDESGTILWSKCMGGLNTDVATGVEAVGDDGFIFSCYSKSTGGDVENNYGLWDYWIVKTDLDGVIQWQNNFGGSLNDVCYAAKPTPDEGFILTGYSESQDVDVSGNHGKKDFWVVKLAGLVGIAETVPAEVKLSVYPQPADNFAFLQIPQDAILNYPQLSIDFFDLAGKKINEQTVTYDPVIKLDCSRWNSGIYFYRLKNNGYTLANGKIVVQ encoded by the coding sequence ATGTATTACCGGTTAGCTACTTTATTATTTGGACTTCTTCATTCAGTCAATGTTTTTTCACAGGCTCCTGCCATTCAGTTTCAGCATGCCATGGGCGGTTCGCTGGATGATATTTCTTATGATGTGGTTGTGACGCAGGACGGTGGTTATTTAGTAGCCGGCGGTTCCACTTCCAGTGATGGTGATTTGCTGAAGCCGTCAGAAGTGCAACATGGCGGCAATTATGATTTCTGGTTTGCGAAGCTGGATCCTGCTTTAAATTTTCAATGGAAGAAACACCTGGGTGGAACCGGAAGTGATCTTGCCAGCAGTTGTCTGCAGGCTCCTGATGGCGGATATTTTATCGGCGGCAGCACGAGTTCCAATGATGTGGATGTTTCAGGAAATCACAGTGATGATTTTGACTTCTGGATTGTAAAACTATTTTCATCCGGTTCTGTGCAGTGGAAAAAATGTTTTGGCGGAATAAATTATGATGACTTCGGTGGCATGCGAATCACTCCTGACGGAGGATTAATCCTGGCCGGTGGATCGCAATCAAACGATGGAGATGTAACCGGAAACCATGGCAGCAGCGATTTCTGGTTGGTGAAAACAGATGGCAGCGGAAATATTCAATGGCAAAAGAGTTACGGTGGAATTGACTATGAGAAGGCGGCTGATGTGAGAGTTTGTCCGGATGGTGGATATATACTGGTTGGATTTTCTGAATCAAACACCGGCGACGTAACAGGCAACCATGGTGACTACGATGTCTGGGTTATGAAAACAGATGTTTCGGGTAATCTGCAGTGGCAACGTTCCATCGGTGGCAGCGGCTATGATGCGGCAAATGGTGTGGTGGCTTTGAATGACGGTGGTTTTATTGTCTGCGGTTATTCGGGTTCAAATGATGGAGATGTTACGGGTAATCACGGCGACGATGATGCCTGTATTTTTAAACTTGATGAATCAGGTACTATTTTGTGGTCGAAGTGCATGGGCGGATTAAACACTGATGTAGCAACAGGAGTGGAAGCGGTGGGAGATGATGGATTTATTTTTTCCTGTTATTCAAAATCAACCGGTGGCGATGTGGAAAATAATTACGGCTTATGGGATTATTGGATTGTTAAAACAGATCTGGATGGTGTAATTCAATGGCAAAATAATTTCGGAGGAAGTTTAAATGATGTTTGTTATGCAGCAAAGCCAACTCCGGATGAAGGTTTTATTCTGACAGGCTATTCAGAATCGCAGGATGTTGACGTATCCGGAAACCATGGCAAGAAAGATTTTTGGGTAGTGAAATTAGCAGGTCTTGTAGGCATAGCGGAAACAGTTCCCGCAGAAGTAAAATTGTCTGTATATCCTCAACCTGCTGATAACTTTGCATTCCTGCAAATTCCTCAGGATGCAATTTTGAATTACCCGCAATTATCAATTGATTTTTTTGACCTGGCAGGAAAAAAAATTAATGAACAAACAGTCACCTATGATCCGGTTATTAAATTGGATTGCAGCAGGTGGAACAGCGGCATTTATTTTTATCGGTTGAAAAATAATGGATATACGCTTGCCAATGGAAAAATCGTAGTTCAATAA
- a CDS encoding 1-aminocyclopropane-1-carboxylate deaminase/D-cysteine desulfhydrase: MITPLQQLNDTLFEEKQVRVFIKRDDLIHPQISGNKWRKLKYNLKAAKEQGHHKLLTFGGAYSNHIYAVAAAGKASGFETIGIIRGEKVLPLNQTLTFASEQGMQLQFISREEYKQKEKDDFIDALRREFGNFYLLPEGGTNTLAVKGCSEIVDEITIDCDYLCCACGTGGTLAGLIAGANGKNKVLGFSALKGMNELDQKITTLVNNLSGKTYSNWLVNHNFHFGGYAKMPEELQLFIQGFHSKHSILLDPVYNSKMMFGIYDLIKNNFFERDTAIVALHTGGLQGWNGFIK, from the coding sequence GTGATTACACCACTGCAGCAACTAAATGATACACTCTTCGAAGAAAAGCAGGTCCGTGTTTTCATCAAACGGGATGACCTCATTCATCCGCAAATCAGCGGTAACAAATGGCGAAAGCTGAAGTATAACCTCAAGGCTGCGAAAGAACAAGGGCATCATAAGCTGCTCACTTTTGGCGGCGCTTATTCAAATCACATTTATGCAGTAGCTGCTGCCGGTAAGGCATCCGGATTTGAAACCATCGGCATTATTCGCGGTGAAAAAGTGCTGCCACTCAATCAGACATTGACCTTTGCAAGTGAACAGGGAATGCAATTGCAATTCATCAGCCGCGAAGAATACAAACAAAAAGAAAAAGATGATTTCATTGATGCGCTTCGCCGTGAATTTGGCAATTTCTATTTATTGCCGGAAGGCGGAACAAACACGTTGGCAGTAAAAGGTTGCAGCGAAATTGTTGATGAAATAACAATTGACTGCGATTATCTCTGTTGCGCTTGTGGAACAGGTGGAACATTGGCAGGATTAATTGCAGGAGCCAACGGGAAAAATAAGGTGCTTGGCTTTTCAGCACTCAAAGGAATGAATGAACTGGATCAGAAAATCACAACACTGGTGAATAATTTATCAGGAAAAACATATTCCAACTGGTTAGTCAATCACAATTTTCATTTTGGTGGTTATGCTAAAATGCCGGAAGAGCTTCAGTTATTTATACAAGGCTTCCATTCCAAACATTCAATTTTATTGGATCCTGTTTACAATAGTAAAATGATGTTCGGCATTTATGATTTAATTAAGAATAATTTCTTTGAAAGAGATACTGCGATCGTTGCACTTCATACCGGCGGATTGCAAGGTTGGAATGGTTTCATAAAATAA